The following are encoded together in the Choloepus didactylus isolate mChoDid1 chromosome 7, mChoDid1.pri, whole genome shotgun sequence genome:
- the LOC119539103 gene encoding histone H2B type 1-C/E/F/G/I-like produces the protein MPEPAKSVPTPKKGSKNAVTKAQKDGKKRKRSRKESYLVYLCKVLNQVHPDTGISSKAVGIMNSFVSDIFERIAGEAWRLTHYSNRWTITSREIQTAVRLLLPGVLAKHAVSEGTKAVTKYSSSK, from the coding sequence ATGCCTGAACCAGCCAAGTCTGTGCCTACTCCTAAGAAGGGCTCCAAGAACGCGGTGACCAAGGCACAGAAGGACGGCAAGAAGCGCAAGCGCAGTCGGAAGGAGAGCTACTTGGTTTACCTGTGCAAGGTGCTGAACCAGGTCCACCCCGACACCGGCATCTCGTCCAAGGCCGTGGGCATCATGAATTCTTTCGTCAGCGACATCTTCGAACGCATCGCCGGGGAGGCATGGCGCCTGACGCATTACAGCAACCGTTGGACCATTACCTCCAGGGAGATCCAGACAGCTGTGCGCCTGCTGCTGCCGGGGGTGTTGGCTAAGCACGCAGTGTCCGAGGGCACTAAGGCTGTCACCAAGTACAGCAGCTCCAAGTAA
- the LOC119540808 gene encoding histone H4 — translation MSGRGKGGKGLGKGGAKRHRKVLRDNIQGITKPAIRRLARRGGVKRISGLIYEETRGVLKVFLENVIRDAVTYTEHAKRKTVTAMDVVYALKRQGRTLYGFGG, via the coding sequence ATGTCTGGACGCGGCAAGGGTGGCAAAGGTTTGGGTAAAGGAGGCGCAAAACGCCACCGGAAGGTGCTGCGCGACAACATCCAGGGCATTACTAAACCTGCTATTCGTCGCCTAGCCCGCCGTGGCGGTGTGAAACGCATCTCCGGCCTCATCTACGAGGAAACTCGCGGCGTACTTAAAGTTTTTCTGGAGAATGTGATTCGCGACGCAGTCACCTACACCGAACACGCCAAGCGAAAGACTGTTACCGCCATGGATGTCGTCTACGCTCTCAAACGTCAGGGCCGCACCCTCTACGGCTTCGGCGGTTAG
- the LOC119539091 gene encoding histone H2A type 1-D: MSGRGKQGGKARAKAKTRSSRAGLQFPVGRVHRLLRKGNYSERVGAGAPVYLAAVLEYLTAEILELAGNAARDNKKTRIIPRHLQLAIRNDEELNKLLGKVTIAQGGVLPNIQAVLLPKKTESHHKAKGK; this comes from the coding sequence ATGTCTGGCCGCGGCAAACAAGGTGGCAAGGCTCGCGCCAAGGCCAAGACTCGTTCTTCTCGAGCCGGGCTCCAGTTCCCCGTGGGCCGCGTACACCGTCTTCTCCGTAAGGGCAACTACTCCGAGCGTGTCGGAGCTGGCGCCCCGGTGTACCTGGCAGCTGTGTTGGAGTACCTGACTGCCGAGATCTTGGAACTGGCGGGCAACGCAGCCCGCGACAACAAGAAGACTCGCATCATTCCGCGTCACCTGCAGCTGGCCATTCGCAACGACGAGGAACTCAACAAGCTGCTAGGTAAAGTCACCATTGCGCAGGGTGGCGTCCTGCCCAACATCCAGGCCGTGCTGCTGCCCAAGAAGACTGAGAGCCACCACAAGGCTAAGGGCAAGTAA
- the LOC119539104 gene encoding histone H4 yields the protein MSGRGKGGKGLGKGGAKRHRKVLRDNIQGITKPAIRRLARRGGVKRISGLIYEETRGVLKVFLENVIRDAVTYTEHAKRKTVTAMDVVYALKRQGRTLYGFGG from the coding sequence ATGTCTGGTCGCGGCAAGGGTGGTAAGGGTCTTGGGAAGGGAGGCGCTAAACGCCATCGCAAAGTACTGCGCGACAATATCCAAGGCATAACCAAGCCGGCTATCCGTCGTCTGGCCAGGCGTGGGGGCGTAAAGCGCATTTCCGGCCTCATTTACGAAGAAACGCGCGGTGTTCTGAAGGTATTCCTGGAGAACGTGATTCGTGACGCTGTCACCTACACTGAGCATGCTAAGCGCAAGACGGTCACCGCCATGGACGTAGTCTACGCCCTCAAGCGTCAAGGCCGCACGCTTTACGGCTTCGGCGGTTAA
- the LOC119539080 gene encoding histone H1.4-like gives MSETAPAAPTTLAAEKTPTKKKTRKSSGATKRKASGPPVSELITKAVAASKERSGVSLAALKKALAAAGYDVEKNNSRIKLGLKSLVSKGTLVQTKGTGASGSFKLNKAVAGEAKPKVKKAVPAKPKKISGPAKKPRKATAVAVPKKSIKKTPKKAKKPAAAAKKVAKSPKKAKAAKPKKTSSPAKAKAPKPKAAKPKAGKPRKAAPKKK, from the coding sequence ATGTCAGAAACCGCACCTGCCGCGCCGACCACTCTTGCCGCGGAGAAGACACCGACAAAGAAAAAGACCCGTAAGTCTTCAGGTGCCACGAAGCGGAAGGCGTCCGGGCCCCCGGTGTCCGAGCTCATCACCAAAGCGGTGGCTGCTTCTAAGGAGCGCAGCGGCGTGTCCCTGGCTGCGCTCAAGAAGGCCCTGGCGGCCGCCGGCTACGACGTGGAAAAAAACAACAGTCGCATTAAGCTGGGTCTCAAGAGCCTTGTGAGCAAGGGCACTTTGGTGCAGACCAAGGGCACGGGAGCCTCCGGCTCTTTCAAGCTCAACAAGGCGGTCGCCGGAGAAGCCAAGCCCAAGGTGAAAAAAGCTGTCCCAGCCAAGCCTAAAAAGATCTCCGGGCCAGCCAAGAAACCCAGAAAGGCTACAGCAGTGGCTGTCCCAAAAAAAAGTATCAAAAAGACTCCGAAGAAGGCAAAGAAACCAGCGGCAGCGGCCAAAAAAGTGGCCAAGAGCCCGAAAAAGGCCAAAGCAGCCAAGCCTAAGAAGACAAGCAGTCCAGCTAAGGCTAAGGCACCGAAACCTAAGGCAGCCAAGCCTAAAGCAGGCAAACCCAGGAAAGCAGCCCCCAAAAAGAAGTAA
- the LOC119539100 gene encoding histone H2B type 1-C/E/F/G/I, with protein MPEPAKSAPAPKKGSKKAVTKAQKKDGKKRKRSRKESYSVYVYKVLKQVHPDTGISSKAMGIMNSFVNDIFERIAGEASRLAHYNKRSTITSREIQTAVRLLLPGELAKHAVSEGTKAVTKYTSSK; from the coding sequence ATGCCTGAACCAGCGAAATCGGCCCCTGCTCCTAAGAAGGGCTCCAAAAAGGCGGTGACCAAGGCGCAGAAAAAGGACGGCAAGAAGCGCAAGCGCAGCCGCAAGGAGAGTTATTCTGTTTACGTGTACAAGGTTCTGAAGCAAGTCCATCCTGACACCGGCATCTCGTCCAAGGCCATGGGTATCATGAACTCCTTCGTCAACGACATCTTCGAGCGCATCGCCGGTGAGGCATCGCGCTTGGCGCATTACAACAAGCGCTCGACTATCACCTCTAGAGAGATCCAGACGGCCGTGCGCCTGCTACTTCCTGGAGAGTTGGCCAAGCACGCGGTGTCCGAGGGCACCAAGGCTGTCACCAAGTACACCAGCTCCAAGTAG